GGTACGCTCAGGGCGCAGCGCCAGGGGAGAACGCCATGGATGCCAGAGAGAATTCCGAGCCGCTGGGCGGCCCCACGTCCGGCCAGGTTAGAACCGGAGGGGCGACTGGGAGACCGGACCGCTGGGCCGCGGTGGCTGGTCTGGTGTTCACTGCCCTGGTTGTGGCCAGCTTCTTCATGCCCGATATACCCAGTAGCGACAGCCCGGCGGAGGACATCGCAGCCCAGCTTGCCGCGGACAACACCGCCCACCGGCTTTCGCTGCTGCTGGGATTCCTCGCGGACGTCGCCTTCCTGGTATTCCTGGCCGGCCTCTGGAGCAGGCTGCGCCGATGGGAGGGCCCGGCCGGGATGTTCGCTGCGCTGATCCTCGCCGCCGGCGCTGCCTTTGTCACACTCATGCTGATTTCGGGGGGCCTGCACCTGGCGCTCGTCCAGTACGCCTCCGGAGGCCAGCCCGACCCGGCGGTGCTTCCCGCCCTCACCGACCTCAACCAGTGGGTGGGTGCGGCCATTCTGCCCCCCAGTGTCGCGATGTTCCTCGGGGCGACGGTGGCCATCCTGACCACCCGGGCGCTACCGCGGTGGCTGGGCTGGCTGGCTGCCGCCACGGCCGTGCTGCAGCTCATTTCTCTCGCGGGAGTATTCCAGACCACCGTCGAGGGAGTGGTCGGCATCGCCGCTTTCAGCGGCTTCCTGCTCTTCTTGGTCTGGGTCCTGGCCACGAGCGTCGTGCTGCTGCTCCGGCCCGGCCAGCAGCCGGCCGGTGCATAACGGCACGAAAGGCCTGGAACCGCTGTCCGGGTCCGGGCCGGTGTTCATTGGCCGCGGCCGTTCAGTGCATGCGGAATCCCCGGCCCGTTCGCCCATGCCGGGCTGGGGATTCCGCCCTCAGTTTGAAACAGGACGCGACGTATCGGCAGCCTGCGCGAACGTCTCGATGAGGTGGCGCTGATTTTGGGTCTGCTTGTCGAAGGCGGGTGCTCGTCCGCCGTTTGACCATGAATGGGCATTCTGTTCGAATGAGCACGGCAGTTGTGCAGCTGGGTGGGATCGACACAGGGGAGAAGATCGATGAGGGCGGGGATCACGATCCTTCCGGAGTACCGCTGGGCCGAGGCGAAGCCGAGGTGGCAGGCGGCCGAGGCGTACGGCTTCGCCCACGCGTGGACGTTCGACCACCTCGGCTGGGGGCCGCTGGTCGGCGGCCCGTGGTTCGGCTCGGTGCCGACCTTGAGCGCGGCGGCACTGGCGACGTCGCGGATCGGGCTGGGCTTCATGGTGGCGTCGCCGAACTTCCGGCATCCGGTGTCGTTCGCGAGGGACGTCACGGCATTGGACGACCTGTCGGACGGCAGGTTGACGGTGGGCGTGGGTGCAGGCGGAGTGGATGGCTACGACGTGGACGTCTTCGGCGGCACCACGAAGGCCGCGAGCCCGTCGAGGCGGTACAAGGAGTTCGTGGAGTTGCTGGACGCGCTGCTGACCACAGACGGGGTCGACTACTCCGGCGAGTACTACACGGCCGCGGACGCCCGCAACGCCCCCGGCTGCGTCCAGCGTCCGCGCACCCCGTTCGTGCTCGCCGCGAACGGTCCGAAAGCGTTGGCGCTGACCGCCCGACACGGCCAGGGCTGGATCACCATCGGCACCGTCCACGACAGCCTGGACGGGTGGTGGAAGTCGCTGGCCGAGCTGTCGGCCCGGTTCGACGAGGCCCTGGCTGCCGAGTCCCGCGACCCGGCCACGGTGCGCCGCTTCCTCCAGACCGACGCCGCGCCGGTCTTCAGCCTGTCGAGCGTCGACGTCTACCGCGACTTCCTGGGCCGTGCCGCAGAACTGGGTTTCACCGACGTCCTGGCGCCATGGCCGCGGCACGAGGGCCCGTTCGCGGGTGACGAGGCGATCCTCGACACCGTGGCCACGGATGTCCTGCCGACCTTGTCCTGAGTCTTGTGCGACATGTCAGAGCTGATGCAGGAAGTCCGTGCGCTTGGGCGGGGCCGGCGTCACGAAGCTGAGCTTCAGCGCATAACCGTGCGGGTTCGGGCGGGCTCCGGGCAGTTCGACATAGAGCGCATCGAGCTCGCGACGCCAGACGAGTGGCTCGGCGACACCGAGCATCCGGATCTCGTCGATCTCTCTCGGCTCCACCTGGTGGCGGAGTCCGAGCGTCGTGAGCACGACCTCGTCGGTCTCCGGCCAGGCCACCGTCGACGCATAGAGGTACGAGCCGGTGACATCGTTGCGCACCGTGAATCGGTGGTCGTCGGATGAGAAGCTCGATGCTTCGCCGTCGACGAAGGACCCGCCCTTGACCTGGAGCGGCCCCTCGCCGGGCACTGCATACGGAACCGTGCCGTACACGGCCTCTCCGTAGACCGAGAGCCAGGCCCCGATCGCCTCGAGGATGGCGACTTCGGTCTCGGCGATCGTGCCGTCGGGCCTCGGCCCGATGTTCAGCAGCAGGTTGCCGTTCTTGGAGACGACGTCGAGCAGCTCACTGAGGAGCTCGACGACGCTCTTGTACACGTGACCCTCGGTCCAGCACCACGAACTGCGTGACACCGCCGAATCGTTCTGCCAGACGAACGGTTGAGCGACGCCCATCGCTCCTCGTTCGATGTCGTACACCGCACTGCCGTCGGCGAAGGCATCCCACTTGTAGTTGATGACCACCTCGCGACCCCACGCGGCGGCACTGTTGTAGTAATAGGCCGCGAGCTTGCGAAGATAGGGTTCGAACGCCGGGTTCTCGATCCACCAGTCGAACCACAACAGCTGTGGGCGATAGCGGTCGATGATCTCGACGGTGCGCAGCAGCCAGTCTTCGAGGTGCGCTCTCGATGGCTCGGTCTCCTCGCGCTGGGCCGGGCCGTAGAAGTCGCTGAACGCGGGGTCGCGCACGTCGGACTCGAACCTGGCTCCGCCGTTCATGAAGAACCAGTGCTCGGCGCGGTGAGAGGATCCACCGAAGGTCATCGACTGCTCGCGAACCGCGACGGCGAGGTCACCGAACACGTCGCGCCGCGGGCCGACGCGGCTCGCGTCCCAGCGCGTGCGATCGCTGCGGTACATGGCGAATCCGTCGTGGTGCTCGGCCACGGGAACCACGTACTGCGCGCCGGCCCGGCGGAACAGGGCCGCCCAGGCGTCGGGGTCGTAGTGGTTCATGTGGAACTGGGGAATGAAGTCCTTGTAGCCGAATTCCGAGTGCGGGCCATACGTCGTGCGGTGGTGCTCGAACTCCGCGGTGCCCTCGCGATACATGTTTCGCGAGTACCACTCGTCGCGGTATGCGGGAACCGAATAGACGCCCCAGTGGATGAAGATCCCGAACTTGGAATCGCCGAACCACTTCGCGGGGCGGTAGCCGCGCAGCGACTCCCAGGTGTCCTCGAAGGGGCCGTCGGCGATAACGGTATCAATTCGGGCAAGGGCGGCAGCATCGTCGTCGGGGACGACGCGCGGAGGAACCCAGGACTGATCCGGCATGGAGAAAGCTCCTTATGCTTGCGATGGGGAATCGGGAGATCGAGCAACCGTCTGATCAGCCGGCATGTAACGCTACAGAGTCCGACGGCGAGCTTCAACGGGCAACGACATGCTCCCGGAACGGCCTCGCAGGCACATCCGCGGTAACGAGCCCGACCTCCATTTGCGGAACCTGGGCGACGACCTCACCACGCGGATTGATGACGGATGTCGGCCCCCAGCCGACTCGCTCAGCGTCCCTAGCTCCCGTGACATCTGAAGACACCAGCCACATGCCGGTCTCCCGCGCGCGACGAGCGCGGACCACACTGTGTTCGTCCTTCCACAGCTCGGCGTTCGATCGCCGCATCATGTTCTGGGCGGGCAGAAGCAGGACATCTGCACCGCCCGCTGCCACGCGGTTGGCCGGCTCGCTGAAGTTGGCGTCGTGGCAGATGTTGATTCCGAACCTCACCCCGCGCAGATCGAACGTCGGATACTCGCGACCCGCGTCGAACAGTGACTCTCCCGCGGTGAGATGAGTTTTGCGGTACGCGCCGAGAAGCTCGCCTTCACGGACGACGACGGCAGTGTTCAGGATCCGCTGGCGATCACGCTCGATGATGCCGAAGACCAACGTTGGTGATACATCCCGCAGTCGACGAAGAACTTCCGCGAATTCAGGCGAATCGAGCCCCATTGCCGAACCCTCGACGTGAGCCCGCTCCACGAGATAGCCCTGGAGGAAGCACTCCGGGAACAGCACCAAGTCGACATCATCGGTCGCCGCGAGCGCCGCAAGACGACGGATGCACGCCAGAGCATCGTCAACGGAGCCAATGATCTCGGGCGTCTGACACGCCCCGACTCGAATCACTCCCACGCCCCGAGAACCCACCACCCGTCACAATATCGCGGCCACGTCCCCCGCGCTGGGACATCCGGCCGAGGCGCTTGAATCTCGGCTGCGGCAGGCGCACAGTGGAAGGAGTGAGGAGGTCCCATGCGCGACTGGATGGCTCACCCGGAGGTCATGCCGATCCTCTCCCCTGGCCGGCACCGTTCGCCGCTGCGCGGGGCCTGCTTCATGGAACTTGCGTCGTACCTCGCGGGGGAGCGCTGGAGCGACCATCCCGCATGTACGCACGGCACGCTCGCACATCTCGCACGCATGGTGAACGACCAGACGAGCGACGCCGGACGCGCCCGGCTCACGCCGCTCATCCCGACGGTCATCGGCCTGACGAGCGACGACCCGCTGCTCGATGTCCTGCTCGCCGTGCGAGCCGCCCACGCCGCCCTGCCGATCGCCGCTGAGGAGCGCCAGCGTTCGCAGGCGGTGGGCCTGCGCGTCGCCCTCACCGTCCTCGCGGAACGCGACCACGAGCTCGCCGCGGAATCGCGCGAACTGGCAAAGGCCGCCCTCCACGCCGCACCTGCCGCCGACGCCTGGGCCATCCGGTTCATCGAGGAAGTCGGTCCGGGCCGCCCGGGCATGACGGCGCGGCAGTGCCGGGACATCGTGACCGGCGCCGTCGATGGGATCGCACGGGCATGCGTCGCGGATCCCGACGATCGACTCGTCGCGCTGCTCACCTCCGCCGTGTCGGACACGGAGCGCTTCGTGGGCGCGAGGCGTGAGGCGGCGGAAGTCCGCGCCGAGGCGGGTGTGCCCGTCACCACCTAGGCACCTGCGGAAACGCACCCCGCGTGGTACGTTCAGCACCAACCAACGCTGGGGGGCGTGAGCGTGCGAGCAGCAGGCCGGGTGCGTCGGATGGTCGGCACGTTGATCGTGGCCGCCGCGATTGCGGCGTTGACCGGGTGCACATCACCCGCGCCGCCGGCTGTACCGCAGTCGACTGGCACGCCGATTCCGGTTCCCGCAGACAGCGCCGCGGTCGGACTGCCGAAGGACATGTACCTCCACCTCGGCGCTCCGACCGAGTGGTGGTGGAACATCGGGACGCTCCGGGCGGGCGACCGGGTGTTCGGCTTCGAGATCAACGCGGCCGCGTTCCCTGTCAACGGCTTTGCCTTCACACAGATCATGCTCACCGATGTGCAGAACGGGAAGCACTACCAGTCGACCACCGTCTACCTCCCCCCGAAGTCCTGGGACCCGCAACACTGGGCCGAGTCGGACCCGACGAAGAACTGGTTCGCCCGCCTCGGTGACCCGGCGAGCCAGCTCGGCGGCATCGTGGTCACCGACCCCGGCACCGGGTACACGAGCGCGCCGAAGGTGACGATCGCCGGCGGCGGCGGAACCGGTGCCTCCGCGATCGCCACGCTCGGCGCCGACGGCGGGGTGGGCGACGTCCTGGTGAGCGACCCCGGCGCGGGCTACACCTCGACGCCCGAGATCACGATCAGCGGCGACGGGACCCGGCGCGAAGGCCGTTGCCTACTCCTCGTACGTCGCGATGTCGGCGCCGGGGGACGACCCGACGCAGGGGCTGCGGGTGGAGGCACTCCTGGCGGACGAGGCGACGCTGACGCCGGTGCAGTTCGACCTGACGGAGACGCAACACGGCAGCCCGTTCATCGTTTTCGGCACCGGCGTGAACTCGGCCGATCATTCGCTCGATCTGCAGCACAAGAACTACTACTTCTCGCTCACTCACCTGCAGACGACCGGGACGATCACGCTCGACGGAGAGGAGATCCCCGTCACCGGCGAGACCTGGATGGACCACGAGTACGGCGTGTTCGGGGACTCGGCGAATCCGGTCAAGTGGAACCTCTCCGACCAGCAGCTCGACAACGGCTGGACGCTGTCGAACTACTTCCTCTCGAAGGCCGGCGAGGATCCTCCCGCGGATGTGGCGGTCCCGTCGTTCTCGACACTCCAGAGCCCTGACGGGCAGATGTACTACGTCGGGAGCACGATGACGCCGCTTGCGCCGTCGTGGACGAGCCCGGTCACCGGGGAGACGTACTACACGCGCATCCGGGTGCAGATCCCGCTCTTCGATGCGGACTTCACCGTGACGGCGGCGATCCCTGACCAGGAGTTCCCGGTCCAGGGCGCTCCCGTGTACGAGGGCATCGGCTCGGTGGACGGCACGTTCCAGGGCGAGCCCGTCACCGGCGACGGCTGGATCGAGCAGGCGCACTGAGTCGAGTTCGTGCGCACCGTCGAACGAGGCTGCTCAGCGGAGCATGCCGAACCAGGGCCCCCACAGCGCCAGGCCGGAAACTGTGAGCCACAGCATGATGGCCATCGGTACGAGCGCGAGGTAGCCGAGGACGAACGCGGTGATCGACAGGCCGCGCCCCGCGCCGCCGTGTCGACGGGCCTGCGCGAATCCCGTATGCCCGAGTGCGACCGCGAGCACGACGACGACCAGCCAGAGCGCGGGCGCGGCGATGAGGATCCCCTGGATCACCGCGAACACCATCGCGTCCGGAAGCGCCTTCCCGAGCGCGAAGGTAGCACAACCCGTGATCGCCAGCAGCCCGAACACGAACGCGGCGACCGCAGTGGGGGTCCGCCGCTCGCCGCTCGGCGCGATTCCCTCGAGAGTCGTCATGTGGGCACGATAGCCGATCGGCGCTGGAACGCTGCGATAATCGAGCCACCCGAGTTCACCCGCCTGCTGCGGGCGACGACGCTGGAGTCGTGATGATCAGAGAGCCGCGAAGTGCGTTCGTCGGTCGCCATCGCGAGTTGGAGACTCTCCAGTCGCTCCTCGACGCATCTTCGCTCGTGACCCTCACGGGCGTCGGCGGTGCAGGCAAGACCCGGCTCGCGATGCGCGCGGCGAACCGGTATTCGGAGCACGAGGGCATCGACTGCTGGTTCGTCCCACTCGAGTCCGTGCAGGACCCGCAACGCATGCCGCTCGCGGTGGTGCGCGCCCTTCCGCTCGCGGACCAATCGGGGCGCGATCCGCTCGAGGTCGTCGTCGCCGCACTTCGCGATACGCCTGCGATCCTCGTTCTCGACAATTGCGAGCAGATCATCGATGCTGCCGCCTCGTTCACCGACGAACTTCTGCTCGCGCTCCCGCAGCTCACCGTGCTCGCGACGAGCCGCCGTCCGCTCGAGCTCGACGGCGAGCTCGTCTACCCGGTGCCACCGCTTTCGTTGGAAGCGGCGTCGGAGGGGACATCCGATGCGGTGTCGCTCCTCGTGGCCCGGGCACGTGCCGCCGACGCCGCCTTCGAGCTCGGTCCGACGGAGGAGGCGTCCGCCGCCGAGCTGTGCCGCTCCCTCGATGGGCTGCCGCTCGCGATCGAACTTGCCGCGACGCGGCTGCGGACCCTCTCGATCGCGGAGCTTGCGAGCGGTCTCTCCTCCCGGTTCACCCTCCTTCGCAGCGGCTCTCGCAGCGCCGTCGGGCGTCAACGCACCCTGCGGGCGGTTGTCGACTGGAGCTACGAGCTGTGCTCGCCCGAGCAGCGGGAACTCTGGTGCGCGCTCGCGGTGTTCTCCGGCCCGTTCGAACTCGAGGCTGCCGCGGCGGTCGGAGGCTACACGATCAAGGACGTCGTCGACCCGCTCGACGAGCTGGTCGCGCAGTCCGTCGTCGAGGCGGATCATGAGACCGGTCGATTCCGGATGCTCGAGACGATCCGCGGCTACGGGCGCGAGCGCGCCGAGGAGGAGGGGCGGTTGCCGGTGCTGACCCGGCGCCACCTCGACCACTTCGCGGCCGTCGCGGCGAGTTCGCGCGTGGATTGGTATGGCCCGGGGCAGACCGCCGTCCTCGCGCGACTGCGCGCCGACCGGGCCGAACTGCAGGCCGCTCTCACCGTGGCCACCGCGGTCGACACGGACACGGCCCTCGCCCTGTTCTCCGATCTCTGCTACCACTGGGCGGTCGGCGGGTTCATCCCCGAGGGGCGCGGCTGGGCGACCCGCGTGCTCGCCCTGCCGGGAGGGTCCGCCACCCACCGGGTTCCAGCTCTCATCAACGCCGCTTGGCTGTGCCTGCTGCAGGGCGACCTCGTCGAAGCGGCGGGACGACTCGACGAGGCCGACAGCCAGACGCAGGGCGCCTCGTTCTCAGCAGACCGGGCGGCCACCATCCGCGTCGAGATCGACCGCTGGCGCGGCACACATGCGATGTTCTCGGGCCGGCCGCAGGATGCGGTAGGCCGATTCGAAGCGTCGATCCGCGCCGCTCAGGAGTGCGGCCACCCCGAGGAGGCCCTTCTCGCGCAGTTCCAGCTGACCACGGCGCTGAGCCATCTCCGCGAGCCCGAGGCGGCCCGTGCCGGGAGGGACGCCCTCGCCTACGCCGAATCCGTGCACGAGACCTGGATGCGCGCGCACGCGCTGTGGTCGCTCGGCCTCGCCGCGTTCGTCGAGCGTGACCTGGATGCAGCGGAGCGATTCGCGCGGGAGGCCATCGTGACCGATCGCGGTTTCGATGATCCCGTCGGCGAGTGCCTCATGCTCGAGGTGCTCAGCTGGGTCGACGCAGAGCGCGGCCTGGCGGACCGGGCCGCGATCCTCCTGGGGGCGACCGACGCCCGCTGGCGGCTCATCGGGTCGGCGATCACGGTGCATGGGCCGCAGCTCGCCGCGCATCACGATCGGTGCGTCGATGAACTCCGGCGGCGGCTCGGCCCGCAGCGGTACGACAAGCTCGTCGGTGCGGGCGGACACCTCGACTCCGACGAGGCCGTCGCGTTCGCCCTCGAGTCGAAGACCACGGTCGCCGGCGGGCTCAGCGCGCGTGAGCGCGACGTGGCGATGCGCATCCATCGCGGGATGAGCAATCGCGAGATCGCCGGGGAACTCGTGCTGTCGGTGCGCACCGTCGACACTCACGTGCAGCGCATCCTCGGCAAGCTCGGCTTCTCCTCGCGTGCTCAGATCGCGGCCTGGTACGAGGCGACGTTCGCGTCCACGTCGCCGATTACGTAGTCCTACGGATACCGCCTCGCGACGCGCGAAGGCACGCTGGGGAAACGACACCGACGTCCACCCAGCAGATGCGCAACGTCGGGCATCGCGAGAGCGAACCCGTGCGCATCCCGTCCGCAAAGGCATGGAATCCCGATGACTGCGCAACTCCGCCCTCGAATCATCCTCGTCCACGGCGCCTGGGTGGGCCCGTGGGAATTCGCCCCGCTCATCGAGATCCTGCGCGAGCGCGGCTGGGAGGTCGACGCGCTTGATCTTCCCTCGACCGGAAGTACCGAGAGCATGCTCCAGGATGCCGCGGCGATCACCGCCGCGATCGATCGCGCCGACGGGCCGGTCGTACTCGTCGCGCACTCCTACGGTGGCGTGCCCGTGACGGAGGCGGGCGATCACCCCGCGGTCGAGCGCATCGTGTACGTCGCGGCGTTCGCGCTCGACGCCGGTGAGAGCGTCATCTCCTCGGTCGGCGGCTCCCTCCCCGAGGCGTGGGGCATCGCCGACGGTCAGGTGACGATGGGCCGCAGCCGAGACGAGCGCGTCGACCTGATCGCCGCCGACATGCCCGCCGGAGTTCCGCGCGAGGCATCCGAGCAGCTCGCCGATCTGTTCCGGCCGCAGTCGCTGGCCTCGTTCGGCGACGAGGTCTCACGCGTCGCGTGGCGGGTGAAGCCTGCGACGTACATCCTCACCGAGAACGACGGCGTCGTCGCGCCCGAGTTCCAAGAGTCGCTCGCCCTGCGCAGCGGCGCCGAGATCGTGCGCATCCCGCACGGTCACGCGCCGTTCCAAGAGAACCCCGCCGGCTTCGCGGACCTGCTCGAGCGCGTCTCGGCGCTCTCGTCCGTCGCGAATTGACTGCGCCAGTCGGACAACCGAGCACCAGAACTCACGACTCACCCCATGACCGCATCCACCACTCAGAGGAGAGCAGGACGATGACCCTCACCGAAACCCAGACCCCCGCATCCACCACCGCTCCCCCACGCGGACGACTGTTCATCGGCGGGCAGTGGCGGGACGCCTCGGACGGCGGCCGCATGGACGTGATCGCCCCCGCGACCGGGAAGAAGCTCACCGAGGTCGCGAAAGCGACGACCGCCGATGTGGATGCCGCGGTCGCGGCCGCGCGCGCCGCGTTCGACTCGGGGGTGTGGTCGGGGTTGTCCAGTCGCGCACGAGCGCGCATCCTGCAGCGCGCCTACACGCTCATGCGCGAGCGCTCCGAGGAGCTCGCTCAGGCGGAGAGCTCGAACGTCGGCAAGCCGATCACCTTCGCCCGGGTCGTCGATGTCAACAATGCCGCTGAACTGTACGAGTACTACGCGAGCCTCGGGCACCACCTCGACGGCTCGGTGCGAGAGAGCACCGGCCAGACGCACGTCTATGTCAAGAACGAGCCGATCGGCGTCGTCGCGGCGATCACACCGTTCAACTTCCCGCTCATCCTGTCGAGCACGAAGATCGCCCCCGCACTCATCGCCGGCAACACGATCGTGCACAAGCCGGCGAGCGATACCCCTCTGAGTGCGCTGCTGATGGCGCAGATCCTGCAGGAGGCCGGCGTGCCGGACGGCGTCTTCAACGTCGTGACCGGCTCGGGCGCCGTGATCGGCGATCACCTCGTCGCGCATCCGGGCGTCGACAAGGTCGCTTTCACCGGCTCGACCGAGATCGGCGCGCACGCGGCGCAGCTCGCGGGCAGCACTCTCAAGCCGTTCACCGCGGAGCTCGGCGGCAACGCCGCCAACATCCTCTTCGCGGATGCCGACCTGAACACGGCGATGCACACCGTCATCGCCGCATTCGTCTTCAACACCGGGCAGTTCTGCATGGCGGGACCCCGGCTCCTCGTCGAACGTCCCATCTACGAGGTCGTGCTGGGCATCCTCGCCGAGGCGGTGCCGCAGGTGCCCTTCGGCGACATCACCAATCCCGAGACGGTGATCGGGCCGCTCGCGAGCGCGAACCAGCTCGAGAAGGTCTCGGCGATGGTCGACCGTGCCAAGGCGGACGGCGCCCGGGTGATCGCGGGAGGCGAGGAGTCCGAGCTCGACGGCTTCTACTTCCTTCCGACGGTGCTCGCCGACCTCGCCGGCGACGCCGAGGCTGTGGCGGAGGAGGTCTTCGGCCCCGTTCTCACCGTGCAGCCCTTCGACACCGAAGAGGAGGCGATCGAACTCGCGAACTCCACCCGCTACGGGCTCGCGAGCGGCATCCAGACCTCGGATCTCGCGAAGGCGCACCGCGTCGCCGCGCGGCTCGACGCGGGAATCACCTGGGTGAACGGCTGGGCCCTGCTCGACCCCGCCACTCCCTTCGGCGGGGTCAAGGCCTCGGGGTGGGGTCGCGAGGGGGGACCAGAGGCGATGGCCTCGTATCAGCGCTCGCACTCGATCGTGTTCAACCTCGAGCAGGGGACCGCCCAGTGACGGCGGGACGCGCCGCCGTCCTCGAGGCGCCGGGCGAACTGCTGGTCAGTGACGTCGAGTTCGCCGACCCCGGACCCGGAGAGGTGCTCGTCAAGCTCGTGGCCTCGGGCCTGTGCCACACCGACCTCGGCGTGATCGCCGGTGGGATCCCCTTCCCCTCGCCCGGGATCATCGGCCACGAGGGCGCCGGCATCGTCGACCGAGTCGGCGAGGGCGTGACGGGCCTCGCCGTCGGCGACAAGGTGCTGCTGAGCTTCACCTCATGCGGATCGTGCGAGGCGTGCGACTCGGCGCACCCGGCCTACTGCGAGACCTGGCTGCCGCGGAACCTCCTCGGGATGCTCCGCCCGGAGGGCTCTGCGGATGTCACGCGCGACGGCACGCCCGTCGCGAGCCACTTTTTCGGCCAGTCGTCGTTCGCCCAGTACGCGATCGCCGACGAGCGCTCAGCCGTGAAGGTCGACGCAGGGGCAGATCTCACGGTGCTCGCCCCGCTCGGCTGTGGGGTGCTCACCGGTTTCGGATCGATGTGGAACGTGCTCGATCCCGGCGAGAGCGACATCGTCGCGGTTTACGGGGCCGGCGCCGTCGGCCTGTCAGCGGTCATCGCGGCGGCGCAGCGGAATCCGTCCCAGCTGATCGCCATTGATCTCGTCGATGAGCGGCTGCGGCTCGCGGAGGAGTTCGGCGCGACGGCGACGATCAACGCAGCCAACGAGGACGTCGGCGCGCGGCTCGCCGCGCTCACCGGCGGTCGCGGCGTCAGCCTGAGCTTCGACACCACCGGCAACCCGAGGGTCGCGCGCGGAGCCCTCGATGCCGCATCGGTGCGCGGCACGGTGCTCGTGTGCGGCGCCCCGCCTCCCGGGACCGAGATCCCCGTCGACATCCAGGGAATCCTGTCGGGGAAGGTGCTGCGCGGGGTCACGATGGGCGACACGGACCCGGCGACGCTCATCCCGCTCCTCATCGAGCTGCACGCCGAGGGGAAGCTGCCGCTCGAGAGGCTCGAGAAGCGCTACCCGCTCGACGAGATCGGTCGCGCGGCGGACGACATGCACCGCGGCGTCACCGTCAAGCCGGTGATCGTGTTCTGAGCGCCGTCGGCGCGGCCGGCACGTGCGGCACGTTCATCCTTAAGCTGAGCGACGGCCCGGTGCACACCGCGGAGCACGACGGCCCGCTCACGCGCACTCACTCGCCGCGCGACATCCGCTGCGAGTCAGCGTTCGGGGCCGACGAGGCAGAATCCTCGAGCGACGAGCGTGCCGGCGATGTGCCGCGCGTACCACTCCGGCCAGTGCACGTCGTAGACGCCGCCGAGCACATCGGCCTCGTAGTCACCGTGTGGGCTCGCCGCGTCCCGCGCCGCCACGGCTGAGATCGTGGGCTTGGGCGGCGACCGGAATCATCGCCACCATGAGAGGCACGATGGCCGCCAAGAGCAGGGTCTGTCGTTTCATGGGGCCACTGTGGCCCGCGGGCCTCGGATGTCGCGCCCGGGAGGTGCCCGGGGTGGGCCCCGGGCATCCGC
The Agromyces albus DNA segment above includes these coding regions:
- a CDS encoding aldehyde dehydrogenase family protein, with the translated sequence MTLTETQTPASTTAPPRGRLFIGGQWRDASDGGRMDVIAPATGKKLTEVAKATTADVDAAVAAARAAFDSGVWSGLSSRARARILQRAYTLMRERSEELAQAESSNVGKPITFARVVDVNNAAELYEYYASLGHHLDGSVRESTGQTHVYVKNEPIGVVAAITPFNFPLILSSTKIAPALIAGNTIVHKPASDTPLSALLMAQILQEAGVPDGVFNVVTGSGAVIGDHLVAHPGVDKVAFTGSTEIGAHAAQLAGSTLKPFTAELGGNAANILFADADLNTAMHTVIAAFVFNTGQFCMAGPRLLVERPIYEVVLGILAEAVPQVPFGDITNPETVIGPLASANQLEKVSAMVDRAKADGARVIAGGEESELDGFYFLPTVLADLAGDAEAVAEEVFGPVLTVQPFDTEEEAIELANSTRYGLASGIQTSDLAKAHRVAARLDAGITWVNGWALLDPATPFGGVKASGWGREGGPEAMASYQRSHSIVFNLEQGTAQ
- a CDS encoding NAD(P)-dependent alcohol dehydrogenase; its protein translation is MTAGRAAVLEAPGELLVSDVEFADPGPGEVLVKLVASGLCHTDLGVIAGGIPFPSPGIIGHEGAGIVDRVGEGVTGLAVGDKVLLSFTSCGSCEACDSAHPAYCETWLPRNLLGMLRPEGSADVTRDGTPVASHFFGQSSFAQYAIADERSAVKVDAGADLTVLAPLGCGVLTGFGSMWNVLDPGESDIVAVYGAGAVGLSAVIAAAQRNPSQLIAIDLVDERLRLAEEFGATATINAANEDVGARLAALTGGRGVSLSFDTTGNPRVARGALDAASVRGTVLVCGAPPPGTEIPVDIQGILSGKVLRGVTMGDTDPATLIPLLIELHAEGKLPLERLEKRYPLDEIGRAADDMHRGVTVKPVIVF